The nucleotide window AAATTATGTgatattatttactttttagtagCTATCTCCAAagaaagttatatattttttcgaTTTAGTAGTAAATCTAGCAttataaaactttttattttacattttatcaAAGTGATGAGAATTCATAATGGGATGTTTAATAAGATGATTTACCGCCACAAAAATTtcattgatttattttagaCAAGAAGTTTCAACGgtcttccttttctcttttgaaTTATGTGACCAATCAACACCtacacataaattaagacaaacaaaatatatataaataacaaaaaacgagTTCAAAGATTCACAGGCGTAAAAGACAAAAAATGGTGTGAAGTTACACAGATAGTGCACGAGTATTACATAATGCAACGTTACAATCAAGAGAGGATCCAGCTTCGGGTTCACAAAAATTCACTAGCTTTTGCTCAAGCCCtataaatctattaaaatatttactaaatatttgtaaatatttgaTTATGAATCTAGTTATATCGTATAATGACTTGAAATCGATGTAGGAGCCCATAAACTTTAAATCTTGAATATACCTCTAGGCCTAAAATTTGTATTATTCACATGTTTCAACCATCAATTACATCTATTTTTGCAGAATCAGAACAACTCTCAAGCAACTTCAGTTACATCTATTTTGAAGCTTGACTAAGATGATAAAAAAAAGAACGAAATTTTTAATCTTGTATCAACTTGCGGTACACTTCACACCAATCTAAACTCCCTAGTCCCTGCCTTCATAAAAAGAATGAACCCCTTTGTTTGTTTAGTCATATTTCAAGAGGGGAAATGTTCTTTGAAAATCTCCGTCATATTACTAATCGATTATTTCGCCTTATAGAAACAACCTAGGAAAGGTCATCAACCTACACAACTAACTTCTCACACCAAGAAAGTTGATGTCTATAGTTGAAACTCTTTTTTACCCAGTTCATGTATGTGGAATGATATCCGACGAGTAACATAGTTTGGGTAAAAGATAAGTCCTACCCACTATCAGCTCCCCATAAAAGGGTCTCATCCTCGAGAGGGCtcaaattattacttaattatattaaacTAACTAAAATCACCTCCCCTTTTATTGTTAACGCAATATTTACgcttgtgatttttttttttatatatatattcataattatTGAAAGTTATTATAGATATATGACAAGAACAGTAAATTAGTTTCATGTTGCTCTACTATATGAATTCtagcttcttaaaaaaaaggacaaattacttaactacactcctttacttaccttaatatccatttatccctacttatttcaaaaatttcaaaaatcccttattttacctatgtatcccgcatgtattccgtgcacaacactatgtatctcgctatgtggaatgtatccaacgctatgtatcccatgcacaacgctatgtatcccgcatgtatcccgtgcacaacgctatgtatcccgctatgtggaatgtatcaaatttaatgtatcccgtgcacaacgctatgtatcccgcaaacatcatttttaagggatttttggtaaatagaaaactggaagggataggatgttatttagtatttataatatgtggttcctataatttataggACCCATAAAAGTGTTGTTGAGTTTCCTTGGGCTGGTAAGGATAAATGAGGTCACTATTATCCATTAAGTGTTCTACCTTTAAGTTATCCACATCATATGTTTACTGAAATAGATTtcgtgaaaaaataattatattttattttaattacaaaatggtgaatttaagatataaatttgatcgatttgACCTTTAAATTCTTATCGTTGAACccatttaacttttaaaattataggtttAAAATCAATtcttatcttttaaaataataatttatttttatataaagcTATATTTTGTGTTGAAAGTATTGAGATCGGTTGAACCCATTGACTATATGTTATATCATCACTActaatagtttaaatatacaCATGAATTTggtttaattatataaaataaatcataatgattaaaaaaaatagaaactttCAATGTGaagatttaaaatttttgaaagattaaagagagaaaaaagttTAATTAAAACACAAAATGTGCTATCAATAACCATTTTGAGAGGTGTTACGGCCacttttagaaagaaaaaaaaggagaagatagatataaaatttaaatttctgaCCTCACTAAAAAAGGTGCACTTAATCATCATCGCATTATACgaaatttcaatcaaatttacatgtttatatttaaatatttttaaataacatatacTATTATATATGATCTCAAAAAAGGAACGTGGATTCCCAGAGAACCCCTAGATACGCTTGGTTACTTttgtctttttattattattagttttaatatCATACGTAAATTTTGTCTAGTTTATGTTAACCCCAAATTTTaaagtccaaaaaaaaaaaagaaaaaaaccctCATACTCAACCATAGTGACTATTTAATTTCTTGCTTAGAAAAAGTACTTAAATATATGAATAGATAATAGCAACCAATTTTATttgctttttttatttatttatttgcttttcttttctttccgttatttaatttatttttctataggCTAAAACTTTGTAgtgttttctttgaaaattgATGTACTAGTGTTGAATAGggtttcaatttataatttatatgacCATAAGTTTGTATATGCGTTTCGGTTTCCAGGAATCAGTGACTTTTGCGtaaattctatatttatatagagaaatctattatatatttttgaagcTTGGCTTTATATACCGAGCCATAACCTCCTTGGCCTAGTTTCTCGTTAAAATTCCTTGTACTCCGGCAATTTCGGACATATTAATCGATTATTTGGCCTTATAAAAACAACTTAGGAAAGGTCATCAACCAACTTCTCATACCAAGAAAGTCATGTATCAGATCGATCCCTATACTTCAAACTTCTTTTTACCTAGTTCTTGTACTATTACAATAAAGAAAGTATTTTGCAGCAATTATTCAGCATTCTATATAAATGTCGTTAAAGACTTTAGTTACTTTGAATTGAATGCAATAACATTCAATCAATTATCGCTAACTATTTTTGCGGgcaatacaagaaaaaaaatctcttgCTACTAATGACTGAGTTTTTGTTGAAATATTAGCTCTTGATAATTAGTTTTGAGACTAACACGTGAACATTTTATATTGGTCAAAGcctttttaaaaacaatatcctataaaaagaaaaagatttatgAATAATAGgaccaacattttttttttaaatgtgggTCCCTAGAACTTCGGTCATAAGTTAGGGTTACTtatgtctttttccttttaattagtTTCATATTTAACTATGTCTAATTTACTTAACCCCTAATTATAAAGTCGAAATAAAAACCCTACTATACCCAACCGACTCTCTGCGTAAGAAAAACTGTTTAATTTCTTGCTTAAAAAAAAGGTACTAAATTAAATAtaccaatttttattttctgctGTTTAATTTATCgtcaatgtattttttttctttaggcTAAATTGATGATGGTTTCAGTTTATATGATCATAACTTTGTATATGCTTTTTTTGGATACCGTGTGCATGATTCAGTAACTTTTACGTAAACCCTATATTTATATAGAGAAatttattagtatatatataagaaatatttgttGGAAACTCAGTAACAAAGTAGTCGTTTGTTCTAGGAAAATGAAGAAACCTCTAATTAAGCTTAGTTGGCCTTATTGTATATTGGGGTCCGATTCTCTTTGGTACATATAAAGAAGTTATCTTGTTGGACCTAATGAAATTGGAAAAATCCTTGAGTGACGGGTAGAATCCTTTGCATTCGATTAAAATTACATGACAAAATACTTGACAACTCAGTTGGTTAGTTACCTGAACTTTCACCCAGTTAGTTGGTGAGAGTTCAATTCATCAGTTTAGTGTACTTGTTGAGCATAAGTTTATTGTACGTGTTTTACATGTGTGTTTTATGttcatcaataaaattatattgattaAAATTACATGACAAAATACTTGACAACGTATGAagaatcttagtagctcagttggttaGTTACCTGAACTTTCACCTTGTTGGTTGGTGAGAGTTCAATTCATTAGTTTAGTGTACGTGTTTTACATGCGTGTATATATAACTTGCTGAGCATAAGTTTAGTGTACGTGTTTTACATGTGTGTCTTATgtcaatcaataaaattatatatggaACCTTTGTCATTTAGGTGTTGTAAATTCAGGGGAAATAGTTGTGACACCGTCAAATAAGAGAAATCGTATTGATATCGTTGATCATGATGATCAGGTGAGTAGTTTCTGTCGTTCTGTTCTTGGTTTTCGTATATATTGTGCACGAGACATAGTTAATTGGTTGATcaagaatgaaataaataatgggGAAAACGACATACGTTTTTGTGAGTTTCCTATCTGAACTATCAGGTGTACTTCAAATGGGAAACTtacaaaaaatgatatttaagtGTGTTTTAGACCATTATCTCAAACAGAATGGTCGATGTGTCTGTCAATTTGTTAGTATTATCTTGGAAAATTCTCTAGATTGATGACTCGGTGGAAACAACTCTGCTCGACACTTTCCTGGAAACGTTGGTTGGTAGAGATTTTCCAAGGTATTAGTAGTAATAACTTGAGAGTCGAGGGTCTTATAGAAATAGTCTCTCATCATCACGAGGTCTTAAACGCTTGTTTTGTCCTTTTTAGGCCATGGGAATTGACTTCCAAGAGGAAATACTTATGGACATCCTCAGTAGGTTACCTATGTTACCTCTTGTCCGATTCAAAtgtgtttcaaaattttggaagaCATTAATCTTCGATCCTTATTTTAACATGAAGCATCAAAGACATCacaagaatgacttaaattaccaAAAACTTCTTGTTACGGTACATATGGTtaccttcttttcttcatcttccttaTCGACTGTTCAACTTGTTGAGGATGTACAAAAACTCGATTGCCCTACAAACTGTATACCAGATCACTATTGCAACATTTACGGTTCTTGTAATGGGTTGGTTCTTGTTGACATTTATAATCGATATGATAAACAACTTTTGTTGTGGAACCTTTCCACGAGAGAATCAACAGTACTTCCTCATCCAGATTTTATATCAGGGAGTACTACTTTGGGATATGATCCAACTAGTGATAACTATAAGATCCCTAAACTAGGCTCATATGATCTCGAACAACCATTTTCCTATGAAATTCTCACGTTAAAAAGTGGTTCCTGGAGAAAAATTTGTAACTATCCAAGTAGAATTTGTCCTAACAAGGGATATACGTTGGAGATTGAGCCTAAATTTGATGAGGATCACAAAATGGAACCTTTGTTATTTCTAAATGGAGCATTTCATTGGGTTGGTTTTTCGGGAA belongs to Solanum stenotomum isolate F172 chromosome 1, ASM1918654v1, whole genome shotgun sequence and includes:
- the LOC125859705 gene encoding F-box protein CPR1-like, translating into MVTFFSSSSLSTVQLVEDVQKLDCPTNCIPDHYCNIYGSCNGLVLVDIYNRYDKQLLLWNLSTRESTVLPHPDFISGSTTLGYDPTSDNYKIPKLGSYDLEQPFSYEILTLKSGSWRKICNYPSRICPNKGYTLEIEPKFDEDHKMEPLLFLNGAFHWVGFSGNYCVVSFSSSSDNTVFEEISLPEPSTYIIRDEV